The DNA window AGACGATGACGGCGCCGACCTCGATCGCGGTGAGGACGGTGTTGCCGCCATGCAGATCCGAATAGGCGGTGTGCAGCGTGACGCGGATAGCGGTATTGACGCACCACAGGACGACACCCCAGGAGGTCGCCATCCAGAGCCCGACCGAGGCGACCAGATCGACCGCCGCGAACACCGCGATGGCGTTCTTCACCGGCACGCGCTGGTCCATGAACGGCGTCGAGCCGAGATCGGTCGCGCCGATCACATAGGCCCAGCTCAGGATGCCGTAGCCGAGGATCGAGAGGGCCAGCGCGCGCATGAAGAAGAGGCGCGCGCGGCGCCAGTTCAGGCGCGGCGGTTCGACCGACGCGGCCGGCGGCTTGTTGGTCGTCTGCTGGGCCTGAGCCATGGTCTATCCGAATGTCAGGTCGCCCCCCGCGGGGGCAACGAAATGGGCCTCGATGTCGACGCTGTCGATCTCTTCCGGATCGGCCGGCCGCCAGCGCGGCGCGTTGTCCTTGTCGATGATCACCGCGCGGACGCCCTCGTAGAAGTCGTCGCCCTTCAGAATGCGCGAAACGATGCGGAATTCGAGGCGCATGCAGTCCTCGAAATCGCGCGCGGCGCCCATCTGCATCTGGCGCAGCGCGATTTCCAGCGAGGTCGGCGACTTGGAACGGATGTCGCGCGCCGTCGCGGCGGCCCAGTCGCCCGGGCTGGCGTCCAGCGCGGCCAGGATTTCGCCGACCGTCGGCCGGGCGAAGATGCGGTCGATCTCGGGCATCAGGGCGGCGATAGGCGCCGGTCCGGGATCGCCGTCGAAGGCGTTCAGCAGCGGCAGAGGATCGGCCACCTCGGCCAGATCGGCGGCGAGTTCGGCCAGCCGCGCCCGCGGCACGCAATGGGTCAGGATGCCGGCGAAGCGGGCGTCGGCCTGGCGCAGCCGGCCGCCGGTCAGGGCCAGCCAGGTGCCGAGACGGCCCGGGCAGCGCGGCAGGATGTAGGTGCCGCCGACATCGGGGAAGAAGCCGATGCCGACCTCCGGCATGGCGAAGGCAGTCTTCTCGCTGCCGACCCGGTAGCGCCCGTTGACCGCGATGCCGACGCCGCCGCCCATCACGATGCCGTCGATCAAGGCGGTGATCGGCTTCGGATAGGCCCGGATCAGCGCGTTCAGCCGGTATTCGTCGCGGAAGAACTCGATCTGGGTCGGATCGCCGGCCCGGCCGAGATCGTAGATGTGGCGGATGTCGCCACCGGCCGAGAAGGCCTTCTCGCCGGCCGCGGTGAAGACCACATGGGCGACGGCCGGATCGTCGCGCCAGGCGTCGAGCGTCGCGCGGATCCCCAGGACCATGCCGTGGGTCAGCGCGTTGAGGGCTTGCGGGCGGTCGAGCCGGATGAAGCCGGCCTTGCCGCGTCGTTCAATGGCGAGATCGGTCGGGGCGGTATCGGTCACGTCGGTCATGGTCGGGGTTCTAGCGTCCAATCAGGTCACGCGCCACGATCAGGCGCATGATCTCGTTGGTGCCCTCCAGAATCTGGTGGACGCGCAGGTCGCGCAGGTAGCGCTCGATACCGTAGTCGCGAAGGTAGCCGTAGCCGCCATGGAGCTGCAGGGCCTGGTTGACCACCTCGAAGCCGACATCGGTGGCGAAGCGCTTGGCCATCGCGGCCTGCCGGGTCGCGGCCGGATCCTTGGCGTCGAGCAGCACGGCCGCCTTGTGGACCATCAGCCGCGCCGCCTCCAGTTCGGTCGCCATGTCGGCGAGGCGGAACTGCAGGGCCTGGAACTCGGCCAGCTTGCGGCCGAACTGGCTGCGCTCCTTCACATAGCGCAAAGCCCGGTCGAGGCATTCCTGTGCGCCGCCGAGCGAGCAGGCGGCGATGTTGATGCGGCCGCCGTCGAGCCCCGCCATGGCGATGCGGAAGCCCTCGCCCTCCGCGCCGACCCGGTTGGCGACCGGCACGCGCGCGCCGTCGAAATTGACCATCGCGGTCGGCTGCGACTTCCAGCCGAGCTTCTTCTCCTGCGCCCCGAAGGAGACCCCGGGCGTGTCCTTGGGGATCGCCAGGCAGGTGATGCCGCGCGGCCCCTCGCCGCCGGTGCGCACCATCGTCACGTAGAGATCGGACGCGCCGCCGCCGGAGATGAAGGCCTTCGAGCCGGTGACCACATAGTGGTCACCGTCGAGCACCGCGCGGGTGCGCAGGGAGGCGGCGTCCGAGCCGGCATTGGGTTCGGTCAGGCAGTAGCTGGCGAACTGCGCCATGCTGGCGAGCCCCGGTACCAACCGGTGGCGCAGCTCCTCGCCGCCGAAGCGATCGATCATCCAGGCGGCCATGTTGTGGATCGAGATATAGGCCGTGGTCGACGGGCAGGCGCGCGCCAGCTCCTCGAAGATCACCGCCGCCTCGAGCCGCCCGAGCCCGGACCCGCCGACATCGTCGCGGATATAGATGCCGCCAAAGCCGAGCGCGGCCGCCTTGCGCAGGGTCTCGACGGGGAAGATCGAGCCCTCGTCCCAGCGGTCAGCATGCGGCGCCATCTCGGCACCGGCGAAGTCGGCCGCCATGTCCCTTATGGCGCCGGTCTCTTCGGAAAAGGCGAAGTCCAAGGGTCTCTCCCGGTCCCGGCGCGTCTCGTGATCGCGGCCGAAGCTATGGACCCGGCCGATGAGCGTCAATTGCCCGAGGGGATGGGGCTCGGGGGCGTACGGGTATCCTGTGCGCCCCGCGCCCGGACAGGGTTCGTCAGCCCTCCGCCCGGGTGGAGACCGATCGGGTCAAGGGTCGAGCAGGTCCTGCCATTGCCGGGCGCCGTGGACGACGCGCACGATCTCGGCATCCTGGCCGGCCACGCGATAGAGGATCAGATACCGGCCGGCCGGAAAGGTCCGCAATTCGGGTCGGATGTCCGGACGGGCGATGCCGAGGCCCGGCATGTCGCCGAGATTGCGGCAATGTCTGAGGATCTCGTCGTACCAGCGCAGCGCCGCGGCGGCGTTGTCCTGGGCGATGAAAAGGACGACCGCCTCGATGTCGGTCTCGGCCTGGGGTGTCAGCCGGAACGCCATCAGACATCCCGGGATGCGCGCTTCGCCTCGAGCACCTGCCGGATGCGGGCGAATGCCGCCTCGCCATCGGTCGCCTCGCCGCTGGCGAGCCCCGCGTCCCACAGGCGGCCCAGTTCGGCGACGGCTTCCGCGCGGTGCCTGCGGCGCCCCTGCCACTCGCGCAGGGCTTCCCGCATCACCTCGCTGGTGGAGGCATATTCGCCGGATTCGACGACCTGCCGGACGGCCGCGACCATCTCGGGGGTCAGCGCCACGCTGATCTTCTCGACATTGGCCATCGGGCGCCTCTGCTCCAGTTCAACGGTAAGCAAGCTTACCACCACCCGGGCGCGGTCGACCATCCCGGATGGCCCCGCAACCGCCGCAGCCGCCCTGCCCCGTCCCGGCATATCTGATCGTCGCCGCGACCGCCCCCGACCGGGGTTTCCAAGCCGCGCCCGTCGGGCCACTCTGGATGCCCCGCTTGGCCCAACTCCGGATTCCCCATGCAAGATTTCGTCGTCCGCGCCCTGGTCATGGGCGTCTTCGCCACGGCCGTGCTCGATCTCTGGGCCCTGCTCCTGAACCGACTGTTCGGCTTCGGCCTGCCCAACTGGGCGATGGTCGGGCGCTGGTTCGCGCATCTGCCGCGCGGGCGCTTCGTGCATGCCGACATCGCCGCCGCACCCGGCTTCGCCAACGAGCTGGCGATCGGCTGGATCATGCACTACGTGGTCGGCATCGCCTTTGCGGCGGCGACACTCCTGCTGGCCGGCCCGGGCTTCGCCAAGGCACCGACCCCGTTCTGGCCGCTTGTCGTCGGCTGGGCGACGATACTGTGCGGCTGGCTGATCCTGCAGCCCGGCATGGGCGGCGGCATCGCCGCCTCGAAGCGGCCAAACCGGACCCAGATCCGGCTCCTCAACATCCTCGGCCACACCGTGTTCGGCCTCGCCCTGTGGGCGGCAGCGCTGGCGCTGGCGCGCTAGCAGCGGCGTTCGCGCCCCCGCCATGGTGGCCGGATTGTCATCCCCGTGACAGTGCGATCCGGCGGTTCGGCTACAGTTTCCGCCATGAAGCCGGCCAATCGATCGGCTGGACACCGGGGATGCGACCATGGCGAACGGTCTCGAACGATACGGCAATGTGCGCGGCGGCGGCTTCGTCGAGCTTCGGCCCGACACGCAGGGCGTCCAGGGCGACACGCGCATCAAGCAGAAGGGCGACCGGCCCTTCTTCGGCAAGTTCGTGACCGCCTTCAAGTCGCTGAAGACCCGGCATTCGACCACCGAGAAGCAGGCCAACCGCGCCGTCCGGCGCGACCTGCTCGACAATCTCGCCAAGGCCGACCGCGGCGTCGCCGCCCGCTACGCCGACCGGCTGGTCGGCGGCGACAAGGAGTCGAAGCCTTTGAGCGCCCGGTTGGTCCGCCAGATCATGGCCGAGGTCGGCCAGAACAAGGACAACTGGAACGCCGCCGCCAAGACCGAGGGTCCCGGACGGAAGAAGGCGGTTGCCGAACAGCGCGACGGGATGGTCCAGGGCCGCTTCGACTGGCTGGCGACGGTCGCGACCCGCTTCCCCGGCCGCGTCGACGACTATCGCGAGACGCTGGCGGAAGCGGTCGACTCCGCCATGAAGACCGGCAAGATGACCCGCGACGAGGCGATCACCCACGTCGCCAAGAACCTCGCCGACCGCCTGCAGGACGAGCCGCCGCTGCCCGGCTTCGTGACCTTCGCAGGCGACAAGCCGACCGTGCCGGAGATCGAGGCCTCGATCCGCGGCAACCTCGCCGCCTATGAGAAGACCCTGCCGCAATTTCCGGTAGATTTCGCGCCGACCCCGGATCCGCTGGTCCTCGTGCTGCACGACCCCGAGGCCGTGCCGGAGAAATCGATCCTCAAGCAGACCGGCCCGGTCACTCCGGGCGAGATCCCGAACAAGAGCATTGCCGATTATACTCAGTTCCGGTCCGACGCCGAGAACGCAATCCTGGACGGGCTCGACGATCCCAGCAAGCCGCTGGTCATCCCGGGCATCAGCGGCATCCTGCCGTCGATCGAGGACATGGCGCCGCAGAGCCTGAAGGACGCGATCGACCATCACAACCGCCTGGTCGGCGACGACGGCGATAAGATCTCGCTGTCCGATCTCCTCGGCCATCCCGGCATGGATATCTACGGGCGCTGCTTCAACCGTCTGAAGGAGTTGCACGAGAAGGCCGGCAACGACGACATCCCGTCGCGCGAGGAGGTCGAGAAGCTGATCAGCGGGGCGGTGCAGAAGGAACTGGACAACGGGCCGGTCAAGGGCATCGCGACCCATATCCTGGCCAATCCGAATCTCTCGCCGAAGGAGCGCCAGATCCTGCTCGCAGAGGTCATGGACCGGAACTCGAAGCTCTACCAGCACGGTCACAATATCGGGCCGATCCCGATCGGCAAATATGTCCAGAACTATCTCGACCAGGCGGTCCGCGACTGACCACCGGCACGGCGCATCCGCGATGGGCGCTGCGGCGGGTTTCCCCCGCCGCCAAATCGGACTAGGGTCGCGGGCATCGCAGAACGGTGGCCGCGCACGCGGATCGGACGAGAGTCGGCGGGCGATCGCCATTGACGTTCGGCTCGTGCCACACGGTCGCCCAGCCCGAGCCGAAGCGCCGCCATGAACTACGAACAGCCCCGCCGCACCGCCGTCGACATGGAACCGATCCTGGCCGGCCGCCGCATGCGGCGCAACCGCCGGACCGACTGGTCGCGCCGGCTCGTGCGCGAAACCCACCTCACCGTCGACGACCTGATCTGGCCGATCTTCGTGGTCGACGGCGAAGGCCGGCGCGATGCGGTCGCCTCCATGCCGGGCGTGTTCCGCCATTCCGTCGATCTGGCCGTCGCCGAGGCCGAGAAGGCCGCCCGGCTCGGCATCCCGGTCCTGGCGCTGTTCCCGTACACGGATCCCGACCTGCGCGACGAGAACGGGTCCGAGGCCCTCAACCCGGAAAACCTTGTCTGCCGGGCGCTGCGCGCCATCAAGGCGGCGGTCCCGTCGATCGGCCTGATGACCGACGTGGCGCTCGATCCCTATACCAGCCACGGCCATGACGGCCTGCTCGCCGGCGACACCATTCTCAACGACGAGACCGTCGCCCAGTTGGTGCACCAGTCGATCGTCCAGGCCGAGGCCGGCGCCGACATCATCGGCCCGTCCGACATGATGGACGGCCGCATCGGTGCCATCCGCGCCGGGCTCGACCGCGCCGGGCACATGGACGTTCAGATCATGGCCTATACGGCCAAGTATGCCTCGGCCTTCTACGGGCCGTTCCGCGATGCGGTCGGCACCAACAAGACGCTGCGCGGCGACAAGCGCACCTACCAGATGGATCCCGGCAATTCCGACGAGGCGATCCGCGAGGCCGAACTCGACCTCGCCGAGGGCGCCGACATGATCATGGTCAAGCCGGGCATGCCCTATCTCGACATCGTGCGGCGCCTGTCGGAGACCTTCGCGGTGCCGACCTTCGCCTACCAGGTCTCCGGCGAATACGCGATGATCCATGCCGCCGCGATGAACGGCTGGCTCGATTTCGACCGGGCCATGATGGAGAGCCTGGCCGCCTTCAAGCGCGCCGGGGCCGACGGCATCCTGACCTACTTCGCGCCGGTGGTCGCCGAAAGGCTGAAGGCCGGGGCGTGACTATCGGCGGTTTCGCGGTCCGGGCCGCCTTCGTCCTGGTCCTGCCGGTATGGATTGGAGTGGCGGCCTGCGCCGATCTCGAAGCGGTGCAGCGGCGGACCTGCGAAAGCTTGCTGCCGGTGATCGAACCGGCCGGCACCCGCATCACCATCCAGAAGACTGAACCCGATCCGCGCCGCGCCGGCAACGTACGGGTTCGCTATCATGCCGAGCGCCCCGACCCGGACGCGACCTCGCCCGATCCGGCCGACGCCGCCATCACCTGCGCCTTCGGCGGCACCGGCTTCGAGGCGGGCAAGGCTGAACTGATCGGCCTGGAGACGCCGGACGGCGTCTTCTCCGACATTCGCCTGCAGATGTTGAAACGTTTCTGGCTGTCCGACCTTGGCTCCGTCTCCGAGGCCATGCGCCAGGTCGAATGGGCACCCGAGGCGCGGCCGGCCGGTCTGCTGGCGGTCTCGGGCGAGCACGGCTTCCTCCTGCAGCAACTGGTCAATGCCGGCGCACCCGCGGCGCTCTATGCGCTGCTGGCGCTGGCCTATTCCCTGGTCTACGGCCTCCTCGGCCGGATCAATCTCGCCTTCGGCGACCTCGCCATGCTGGGTGCCTACGCGACCGTGCTCGGCATCGCCGGCGGGCTGACGCTCGGCGCCGGCGCCCCGGGCCTGCTCCTGCCGCTCGCGCTCCTGTTCGCGATATCCGTCACAGCGGCCTGGAGCGGCGCGATCGGGCTCGGCATCTTCCGCCCGCTGGCCGCGCGCGGCGCACAGCCGCTGCTGGTGGCGACGATCGGCGTGTCGCTGGCGCTGCAGGAATTCGTCGGCCGCGTCCAGGGCGTCAAGGAACGCTGGCTGCCGCCGATCCTCAACGAACCGCATCTCCTGTTCGGCGGCGCCTATGAGGTGGTGGTCACCACCATGCAGATGCTGGTCGTCGTCGGCGTTTCGGCCGCAATCCTGCTGGTGCTGGCCGGCATGCGCCGGTCGCGATTCGGACGCGACTGGCGGGCCATGGCCGACGATGCGGCCATGGCGGCCCTGCTCGGCGTCGATCGGGACCGGACGCTGACCGCCACCTTCCAGCTTGCCGGCGCGCTTGCGGCCGTCGCCGGCCTGGTCATCACCACGCTCTACGGCGGAACCAGCTTTCACATGGGCACGATCATCGGCCTCAAGGCCCTGGTCGCCGCGATCGTCGGCGGCATCGGCTCGCTGCCCGGCGCCGCCCTCGGCGGCCTGCTGATCGGCCTCGCCGAGACGCTCTGGTCGGCCTACCATCCGATCGTCTGGCGCGACGCGGTGATCATGATCCTGCTGGTCGTGTTCCTGATCCTCCGCCCGGAGGGCCTGTTCGGCACCCGCTCGGCGCTCGAGGAGAAGAGCGCGCGGCCGTGATCGATATCCGGACGATTGTCTCGACCGGTAGGAAGACCCTGTCTATTAAGACCGTGATTTGGCGCCCTTCACTTGGTTCCAACGGAAGCCGAACGGCGGACTCATGCTAGTGTCCTTCCATAAGGCGTAGGCAAGCGATGAGAAGCAGGCAAGGTTCCGAACCCGAGCGGACCGACACGATGGTGGCAGCTGATGACACCGTGCTGACGCGCGGCAGTCGGCCGTTTCTTGTCACGCATTTCCATCTCACCGAGGAAGTCATGCTTCCGGGCTTCTATCCGGAAGGTGACGGCGAAAGCATCCACGAAGACACCGATTTCGACGTCGTCGAAGCCGCCCTCTGGGCGCTCCGCCGGCGATCTTCCGACCTGCCGGACCTGGAACGGACGATCCGGCATGCCCCGCGTCTGGCCGGTTTCGCGCTAGGTATCACGGTAAGGGGACGCCCGAACCACATCGGCAAGCTGATCCGGCATCCGAAAACCGGTGCCTACATCTCTGGCAAGATTGCCAGATCGATTCGTCCCTCCCGGTGGCGCGGCGGCGAAGGCCGGCGTCAGGGATAGCGGAGCCCCCATGCATCGCCCCACACTCGAAGACATCCAGGATGCCCAGCGGCTGATCGAGGGGGCGGTGATGCGCACCCCCTATCTACCGGCACCGCGGCTCTCCGACCTGACCGGCGCCCGGGTCTCGGTCAAATACGAGAACCTGCAGGTCACCAATGCCTTCAAGGAGCGCGGCGCGCTGGTCAAGCTCCTGTCGCTGACCGCGGATGAGCGCCGGCGCGGGGTCATCGCCATGTCGGCCGGCAACCATGCCCAGGCGGTCGCCTATCACGCGACCCGGCTCGGCATCCCGTCGACCATCGTGATGCCGAAGACCACCCCGCATGTGAAGGTGACGGCGACGCGCGGCTTCGGCGCCCGGGTGGTGCTGAAGGGCGAGACGGTCGCCGACGCGCAGGTCGAGGCCGAGAGGATCGCGGCCGAGACCGGGGTCGTCTGGGTTCACCCCTATGACGATTTCGATGTCGTGCGCGGACAAGGCACGATCGCGCTCGAAATACTGGCCGACGATCCGGATATCGACATCCTGGTGGTGCCGGTCGGCGGCGGCGGACTGGTCTCCGGCATGGCGATCGCCGCCAAGGCGCTGAAGCCGTCGATCGAGATCGTCGGCGTCGAAACCCAGCTCTATCCGGCCATGTGGTGCGCCTTGAAGGGACTGCCGATCAAGGTCGGCGGCACGACGCTCGCCGAGGGCATCGCGGTGCGCAATGTCGGCGCGCTGACGCTCGACATCTGCCGCGACCTGCTCGACGAAGTCGTGCTGGTCGACGAGGTCCATATCGAGCGGGCCGTGAACGCCTATCTGACGCTGCAGAAGACCATGGCGGAGGGGGCGGCGGGCGCCGGCCTCGCCGCGCTGATGACGACGCCGGAGCGGTTCCAGGGCCGCAATGTCGGGCTTGTCCTGTGCGGCGGCAACATCGACCCGCGCATCCTGGCCTCGATCATGGTCCGCGAACTCGCCCGCGAGGAGCGGATCGTCGGCATCCGGCTGATCATCCCGGACCGGCCGGGCGTGCTCGGCGAGATCGCCACGATCATCGGCGACATGGGCGGCAACATCCTGGCGGTGGAGCACCACCGCACCATCCTGAAGGTGCCGGCCAAGGGCGCGACGCTCGATGTCGCCTTCGAAACCCGCGACGGCGGCCACGCCAACGAGATCATCGCGGCGCTCGAATCGCGCGCCTTCGTGGTCGAGCGGCGCGAGGCCCCCGACGAATTCTGAGATCTGCGGGAAATGGCGCCGCCGCGGCCACTTTCTCGCCGGCCGCGGATCTGTATGATTGTCTCGAATGGAGCCGCTTCGGATCGTCCCAGGCGGCCATCGGAAGGTCCGCCGTCCGTCCTATGACGCAGCATCCCGTCGACGCCCCGCAATTCTACCTGACCGCGCCCGCGAGCTGCCCCTATCTGGCCGGCCGCCAGGAGCGCAAGGTGTTCACCCATCTGGTGGGCGAGCGGGCCGCGCAGCTCAACGATGTGCTGACTCAGGGCGGGTTCCGGCGCAGCCAGAACATCGCCTATCGGCCGGCCTGCGAGGCCTGCCGCGCCTGCGTCTCCGTACGCATCGCGGTCGAAGAATTCGATTGGCTGAAGAGCTTCAAGCGCACCATGCGCACCAACGAGGACCTGTTCGGCGCCGAGCAGCCCGCCGCGCCGACATCTGAGCAGTATTCCCTGTTCCGCCGCTATCTCGACGCGCGCCACGGCGACGGCGGCATGGCCGACATGACCGTGCTCGACTATGCGATGATGATCGAGGACACCCATGTCGATACCATGGTGGTCGAGTATCGCCGGCGCGGCATCGACACCGCCGTCACGGGACGTGGCACGGGACCGCTGCTTGGCACGGCCCTGACCGACATCCTCTCCGACGGCCTGTCGATGGTCTATTCGTTCTACGATCCCGAACCCGGCTGGCGCGGCCTCGGTACCTACATGATCCTCGACCATGTCCGCCGTGCCATCGCCCACGGCCTGCAATATGTCTATCTCGGCTATTGGGTCGCCGGCTCGCGCAAGATGGACTACAAGCGCCGCTTCCAACCGCTTGAATATCTGAGCCCGCAGGGCTGGAATCGGAAGCCCGAATAGGCCGCCCATCGGTTCCGGGAAGACCGGCATCGCGCGTCGGAAAGGCCCGCACTGTCTCGGGACCCGGCACAGCGGAAGTCGCGACCGTTCCTGCATCTTCCCCGGCCGGACGGGCGGGAACCAATGCGGACCGCCTCAGTCTCCTTAGGTATGCCGGGACAGCAGGAACATCGGATTGGCAGGTGGACCGGGCCGGCGCCGTGCCGCGTGGCGTCATGCTCGCCAACCGGACCCACGAGCGGCGACGTCACCTCACGGCGCAGTGGCCGCCGTTTCCGCGGCAGTCCGGCCCTTGGATGCCGCGCGGGATGCCGCCTTGCGGCTGTCCCACCGCGTCGACCGCGGCGAGGAGGCCCCAGCGCGGTCCGGTCACCACATCGGCGATACCCTGCCCCGACGATCAGGCCGAGGGCTGACCCGCCCTTTGCGAAAGGCCCGCTTCAGGACGCCTTGGACGGCAGGAAGCGGGAGAAGAAGCCCGAGGGGGAACCGGTCCGACCCGCGTCGCCATGGCGGCGTGGCGGGCGATCGCTGACCGTAGCCATAGCCTTCAGGTCGGCGACCACGTCGGGCGACGAACGGGCGACGAACTTGCGGCCGTCATGCAGCACGACCACGAAGACGCGTTCATGGCGGAAGCTCTGGTCGAGCAGTTTGTCCAGGCTCTGGCCGACGCGGCGCAGCCAGCGATCGAGATAGGCCGACACGTTGCCTTCGCTGTGCTCGGCACATCCCGCTACCGCATTCTGCAGTGCAATATCTTCAACGTCACCATTGGCGCAGGTCAAACGCAAGACGGGGCGACCCGTCGCGCTCCGACGAATACGTACCACCCCCGGTGCAAAATCGCCCAATACGATTTCGATGGCAGACATCGGAATGCCCTCAACGTCGCGCTGAATACGCTGCGCGGCTCCGATCTTACAAAGGTACGACGAGTTTCGGATTCGCGATTCGTTGAATGAGGATATCCACAAGGATATTTACTTTACAATGCGGCAAGTGCCGATGTGGTAAAGGTTTTTTCTGAACTCCACAGACGTTCTTCCGTTCACTGAGTGTTCTGTTCGGGACAACAACCAGAATTCCAAGGATAGCGGCTGGCGACTCGAGGTTCCGTGCGTCGTTCCGCTCGCGAGACGGTGACATTCTCAATCGAGCATGAATAGCCATGCGTCGGAATCCCTGCCCTGTTCGGCAAGCACTTGACGCAACGGGCATCGATTGATTCGCGATCTGGCGGGCAGCCGAATTCGGACCGGCCGTTCGGGCGTTGTCGAACCGGTTCGATACTCCGACGCCTCAGGCGTCATCGAACCGGTTCGATACTCAGACGCCTCAGGCGTTGTCGAACCGGTTGGTGGCCGGAAAGCCGCGCGGCGGCAGGCGGCCGGCATCGGCGCGGTTGCCGAGCCAATCCTTCAGGTCGTCGAGCGAGCGCGTGAAGCTCGATCCGCCGGAACTGGTCCAGACCAGCCCCTCGGCGCCGTTGAAGCATTTGAGATCGGCCAGACCGCCATCCTTGAAGCGCTGCAGGCGCACGCCGGAACCGCGCGCCATCTCGGCGACCTGCTCGATGGGGAAGACCAGGAACTTGCGATTGTCGCCGATCGTCGCGACATGGGTCGCGCCCGGCGGCACGGTGCGCACCAGGCGGACCTCGTCCTTGGCCGCGACATTGACCACCTGGCGCCCCTTGCGGGTCTGCGCCACCACCTCGGCCTCGGGCACGATGAAGCCCTTGCCCTCGCGCGTGGCGACCAGCAGGCGGCGGTCCGGGCGATGGACGAAGACATCCAGCACGTCCTGGTCCTCGTCGAGATCGACCTGGATGCGGATCGGCTCGCCATGGCCGCGCCCGCCCGGCAGCTTGGAGGCATCGAGCGTGAAGACGCGGCCGGCGGTTGAGAAGACGACAATCTTGTCGGTGGTCTCCGCCTTGAAGGCGACCCGGAGCTTGTCGCCCTGCTTGAAGTCGAGCCGCGCGAAATCGTCGAGATGGCCCTTCAGGGCGCGGATCCAGCCCTTCTCGGAGACCACAACGGTGATCGCCTCGCGCTCGATCATCGCTTCCTTGATGTCCTCCTGGGCGTGGCCGGGCGCATCCGCGAAGGTCGTGCGGCGCTTGCCGAGCTTGGTCTCCGGTCCGAAGGTGGCGGCGACCTCGCGGATCTGCAGCGCGACCACCTTCCACTGCTTGTCGACCGAGGCCAGCAGGTCGCGGATCTGCCCGGCCTCGATGGTCAGCGCCTCGTGCTCCTTGCGGATCTCGAATTCCTCGAGCTTGCGCAGGTTGCGCAGCCGCATGTCGAGGATCGCATTGGCCTGGACGTCGGTCAGGTCGAAGCGGGCCATCAGCACCTGCTTCGGCTCGTCTTCCTCGCGGATGATGCGGATCACCTCGTCGATGTTCAGATAGGCGATCAGCAGGCCGCCGAGGATTTCGAGCCGCTTCTCGATCACGCCGAGCCGGTGGCGCGAGCGGCGCAGCAGCACCTCGCGGCGGTGGTCGAGCCATTCGACCAGCACGTCCTTGAGGCCCATCACCTTTGGGACGATGCCGCCCGACAGGACGTTCATGTTGAGGGAAATGCGGCTTTCGAGCTCGGACAGCTTGAAGACCGATTCCATCATCAGGCCGGGCTCGACATTGCGGCTCTTGGGCACGAAGACGACGCGCACATCCTCGGCGGATTCGTCGCGCACGTCGTCGACCAGCGGCAATTTGCGCTCGTTGATCAGGTCGGCCAGTTTCTCGATCAGGCGGCTCTTGGCGACCTGGTAGGGGATTTCGGTGACCACCACCACCCAGGTGCCGCGGCCCTGATCCTCGGTGTGCCAGCGCGCCCGGACCCGGAAGGCGCCGCGTCCCGTCCGGTAGCTCTCCAGGATCGAGGCGCGGCTTTCGACGATGATGCCGCCGGTCGGGAAGTCCGGCCCGGGCACGATCTCGACCAGGTCCTCGATACCGGTCTCCGGTGCCTCGATCAGCTTCAGGGCGGCGCGACACAGCTCATGCGCATTGTG is part of the Prosthecodimorpha staleyi genome and encodes:
- a CDS encoding DUF6163 family protein; this translates as MAQAQQTTNKPPAASVEPPRLNWRRARLFFMRALALSILGYGILSWAYVIGATDLGSTPFMDQRVPVKNAIAVFAAVDLVASVGLWMATSWGVVLWCVNTAIRVTLHTAYSDLHGGNTVLTAIEVGAVIVYVVLAFLAWREERLEDRLSRQRRRQTMNTLG
- a CDS encoding enoyl-CoA hydratase/isomerase family protein, with protein sequence MTDVTDTAPTDLAIERRGKAGFIRLDRPQALNALTHGMVLGIRATLDAWRDDPAVAHVVFTAAGEKAFSAGGDIRHIYDLGRAGDPTQIEFFRDEYRLNALIRAYPKPITALIDGIVMGGGVGIAVNGRYRVGSEKTAFAMPEVGIGFFPDVGGTYILPRCPGRLGTWLALTGGRLRQADARFAGILTHCVPRARLAELAADLAEVADPLPLLNAFDGDPGPAPIAALMPEIDRIFARPTVGEILAALDASPGDWAAATARDIRSKSPTSLEIALRQMQMGAARDFEDCMRLEFRIVSRILKGDDFYEGVRAVIIDKDNAPRWRPADPEEIDSVDIEAHFVAPAGGDLTFG
- a CDS encoding acyl-CoA dehydrogenase family protein, translated to MDFAFSEETGAIRDMAADFAGAEMAPHADRWDEGSIFPVETLRKAAALGFGGIYIRDDVGGSGLGRLEAAVIFEELARACPSTTAYISIHNMAAWMIDRFGGEELRHRLVPGLASMAQFASYCLTEPNAGSDAASLRTRAVLDGDHYVVTGSKAFISGGGASDLYVTMVRTGGEGPRGITCLAIPKDTPGVSFGAQEKKLGWKSQPTAMVNFDGARVPVANRVGAEGEGFRIAMAGLDGGRINIAACSLGGAQECLDRALRYVKERSQFGRKLAEFQALQFRLADMATELEAARLMVHKAAVLLDAKDPAATRQAAMAKRFATDVGFEVVNQALQLHGGYGYLRDYGIERYLRDLRVHQILEGTNEIMRLIVARDLIGR
- a CDS encoding type II toxin-antitoxin system RelE/ParE family toxin yields the protein MAFRLTPQAETDIEAVVLFIAQDNAAAALRWYDEILRHCRNLGDMPGLGIARPDIRPELRTFPAGRYLILYRVAGQDAEIVRVVHGARQWQDLLDP
- a CDS encoding type II toxin-antitoxin system ParD family antitoxin, producing the protein MANVEKISVALTPEMVAAVRQVVESGEYASTSEVMREALREWQGRRRHRAEAVAELGRLWDAGLASGEATDGEAAFARIRQVLEAKRASRDV
- a CDS encoding DUF2938 domain-containing protein, with protein sequence MQDFVVRALVMGVFATAVLDLWALLLNRLFGFGLPNWAMVGRWFAHLPRGRFVHADIAAAPGFANELAIGWIMHYVVGIAFAAATLLLAGPGFAKAPTPFWPLVVGWATILCGWLILQPGMGGGIAASKRPNRTQIRLLNILGHTVFGLALWAAALALAR
- the hemB gene encoding porphobilinogen synthase; this translates as MNYEQPRRTAVDMEPILAGRRMRRNRRTDWSRRLVRETHLTVDDLIWPIFVVDGEGRRDAVASMPGVFRHSVDLAVAEAEKAARLGIPVLALFPYTDPDLRDENGSEALNPENLVCRALRAIKAAVPSIGLMTDVALDPYTSHGHDGLLAGDTILNDETVAQLVHQSIVQAEAGADIIGPSDMMDGRIGAIRAGLDRAGHMDVQIMAYTAKYASAFYGPFRDAVGTNKTLRGDKRTYQMDPGNSDEAIREAELDLAEGADMIMVKPGMPYLDIVRRLSETFAVPTFAYQVSGEYAMIHAAAMNGWLDFDRAMMESLAAFKRAGADGILTYFAPVVAERLKAGA